Genomic window (Vitis riparia cultivar Riparia Gloire de Montpellier isolate 1030 chromosome 4, EGFV_Vit.rip_1.0, whole genome shotgun sequence):
TGCTTTCTATTACTGGCTGTCTAACTTGCGGCATCCGCTTGTACAGGTTGTAAAATTGGCGGGTGGGCTATGACTTTACGAATATCAGTTTCCCATGAGACGGTGGGATTCATACGGCTCATTGGAAAGTGATTTTGGAAAGGGTTAAAAAGGtcctataatattttaaaattcgtAGAATTTCTTTAAGGATTTTTGAATGATAACTtgatggataattttttttatatgatatattatcaaaagtacattttttggtttatatttaaatataaaggattctttaaaaaaaaatgcccacTGCCCAATTGTCATGTACCACATCATCTCCTCTCATTTCAGCTCTTACACTGAAGCAGAGTTGCAGCAGCAGGTAAGTGTGGTTCAAAGTTTGAGAGCTCTACTAAACGAAGAAAGAACATGCAAGTAAAACAATTAACAACCAGAAAACAACTTTCTTTCTCAAAAATGGTGAACTTCATATGCTCATCTGagtatattgaaattaaaaaaagcaCCTGCTAGCAACATCCCTACTAAAAATTTGGATCAGAGTGCACTAGCAGTACCAAGATGTCCAATTCTGTAACTACATTGagcattttcattcttttgaacATCGAAGGACTGGATAAGGCTAACTGAGAAGGACTGTTGCTCCTTGCTCAGCGAAGAAAACCAGTTCCTTATATCATGAACAAGAGCAGACTTACTAGTGACGTCTGGGAGATCCACCACATCAGTCTGAACAAATTCTTTCAACTCAACCGCGAGAAGCCCAAGCAAAGCAGTGATGGTGGAAATGTGAAGAGGAAGGCAGGTTTTCCTTGTTATTATCTTGCAGAGATAAGAGTATAATCCACATCTGACAGTCTCAACCCCAGTGTCTTCGTACCCACCAGCATCAACTCCAATCCTGAATATTAGAACAAAGATTATTTGAATTAAAGCAAATATTAGAACATGGTGGAATAACAAGAACATGATAAAATGGTATTCACTCAAATAGTTGTTGCCACTGGGGCGTTGGCACATAGATGATAAAATGGAGTAGATTGGGTGAGTCATGGAagttctaatttttatttattttttttactcctGTTCAAAAGTTCTAATAATGTGCATATATATTGGAACTAGGGTGGTTCAAATTGTTCTTGTATATGTGCCAAATTGCTAGGGTATGCATGGCTCACCCACAAAGTCTGACCTACTATATCTGGTCCAAAGATCTAGACATCGAAACTCTCCTGCTAAGCACCCACTTGGCTTTAAATCTTCAACAAACACCAAGCAGATACCAAGGCCCCTACCCTTATTTAGAAGGTTGACAGTGATCCCCATTACAAAGACAATAATCAAGAACTAGCACCAGTGATTATTCATGCCAAATCAAAATCATACTTTACCTTCCCAGTTGGCCAAGAAGAATGACAATTGCTGCAGAAGTGTCATCCATATCACACAAATTCAACATTTTCAACAGGTGAGGGACAACTTTGTCGCATGTCCACTCCCAGCTCTGCATGTAAATAAGAAAATGGTTATAAAGTCAGATACTAATCTTTTGCCATATTATAAAACCATTTACCATGACAGAAAACTGGGGGGAAACCATGTATGAGAAAGATATAACACACAGAGtgacaaaaattataattgacaTACATATTCATTTGGGTCAAATCCATGAAACATCCTTCTTACACTGATAAAAGATAAAGCAAGCTCAGAGAATTTTTCCTCatgcattattatttttaaaagaaagattcAAATGGTTTCCATTGGTTATTCACGGGAAAACCTATACTACCTTACTCTGTATCTTTCATCTTGTGGTCAAATTTTACTTACTTTAACACTCCATATTATAGCACTCAATTTGAAATCTAcattttttgaaatagaaaCTGAAGGATTTGCAACACAAATTATATCCCCAATATTTAACTTCTGCTTTCTCATGAATCTCAAATCTGTTTGAAAACAGagcaaaatttcaaaaatttcagaACATCATTGAAACACTGGAATTTGCCTTCAGGAAATAGGttgaatttgaaaaggaaaaaaaaaaaaaaacaataagacATGAAACTAATATGAAattcaaagttttgaaaatctTATCAGAATATAATAAATACCATGATTCCATGGTTGCCTAGTCAAGCAAAGTGCACCGTGGGAAGGCTATGGGTAGCTGCACCCCAGCAACATAAGCACAccaaaacaaggaaaaatgaaacaaatactAAGGTATCCAGTAAAGGGAAAAAGTTTATACCATACTGCTGGCGACAAGCTCCACCAATGACAGGATATCAATGAAGTGGCACAACGTTCTGTTAAAATCAGATCCTGACTGAATTGCAGGCATCACAAAGTCGTTAAAACAGCAAGGCATGTCACATTTCATTGAGTGAACACAGAAAGCCTCTTGAAGATCAGATTTTTTTTCAGCTTTATCCTTGCTGGACAGGGATCCAGAATTCAATGACTTGTCTGATTTGATTAGCTCTTGATCCACAGCATCTGAAATGGCATAATCCTGAAGCTTCTCCAAGAGCAGCGATATGACAATATCCACAGAAGCTGCATTCTGAGAAAATGGGCATTTGATGCATGGAGGAAACTCATTTTGAACCTTACTCCAAGATGAAAGACAGGATGTAGTTTCGATTGACAAATTCCGTCCCTCACTAATCGTAACTAAAGATTTCATAACGGTCATTATCAAACAGTAATTGCTCaaggtaaaatatttttttccacaGACATGAGCAAAAACATGAAGAATTGTCAGCAGCAATGAAGAATCAGATCTGTGCATCCGGAAAATATCATATGAAGCCTCACAGATAAAACCGATGTGGTCAATAGCCGTGCAAATTGATGCTAATATGATACTCCCTGCCACCAACTGGTGAGTTGAAGCTGTTTCAAAGGACATAATTCTATCTACCCCATCCACAAGAATGCTGAATCTTGAATCGCATACTACGAATGATTCAGGAGATGCACTATTATACACCAGAACTTTTTTACCCATAAGGAACTCCTCGATAAGACTAAGTAGCTCATCCAAATGACATAACTTTGCAAACAAGCTTCTCATCTCTACATTGGACATCACTGCACCATAAGAATGTTAACTTGTCAATGTAAGAAAACTGAAGACAACACATTCAAACCACAACATTATGGGGAAACAAACATgagaatatatcataatatgACATGTAAATATGCAATCATGCACCAAATGGACAGACCTGTGTTTATCTGTGCAGAAAAAGAGTCTAAGCAGCAGATAGACTCTCCAGTTAAAATGTTCTGGCATATCTTTAACGCAGCTCCAGAAAGGTTGTGCAATAGTAGCGAAAAGAGCACACAAGCTTTCTCCCTGAAATAAATTTATccagaaaaaaagaagaaaaaaaaaaaatcatctccaattttcataatattatatagcATAAAGCATGTATTTAAGCTAATTTGTCAATCATGGGGATAATGCAGACTATCaatatcaaaaaacaaacacaagtAAATGACAAATATAAAGTTTCTAGTAGCATTGACATCACAGCGCATATCTTGTGCCAACTTCGACAGCAATGAGTCACTTACTTGGGCAGAAGATCTACTTCCATTAAAAGAGCATGGATAAtttcttccaccatccaaaCTGATCGAGAAACCAAATGGCAGCGAGCTATACAGGTCCTGATGGCACATAATATCCTAGAAATGCAGCTATTCTCCTTGGTATCCGAAAACACAATACAGAATTCAGGAATATTATCACGAGGAGCTCCAACTTCATCTTCACTAAGAAATTTTGCTCCCTCATTTATAAAAACAGATATATTTGGCATCCCCTCCTCAGCACTGGATCCAAAAATCTGATTAGAACAAGTTTTTCCCTCACAATATATAGGACTATGAATAgcattctcattattttctggCTTTTCAAAAGAATCAGCTAGACAATCACACTTAAGCAACAATGGATTTTGGGAAGTATCTGAAAGATTGAACTTGAACTGATTGGAATTAATCTCCAAATTGATGACATCAAAGCTAGGAGATGGCACTGAATTGTGTTTTTCATTTGACAACATCTCATTAAAACTTTCCTCCAAACAATTAGAGTTATCTACTTCATATGCTTGGTTAGCATGGATCTCAATCTCAGGAAGAGTAGGCGATAGAGGAGTTTCAATTGCTATTCGATAAAAAGCCTCATCAACAGCACTATCCAAGTCCAGCAATTTCATATAATCCCCATTAACTTGTTCCTCAAAGCTCAGCAAAGCATCTTGATTGCTCCTATCAGAAGTACATAGTCCATCCTTGCATCCCCGAGCAACCCCAGTATGATTACCTGCAAGTGCAGATGCTAGAGTGCTGGGATTTGCCTCATCACTGCCTTCAGTTCCAAGTTTCTCTGCCTTTTTTTGCTTGTCAGGATGACACAAGTGCTTTACAACCACTTCCTTTTTATGAGAAACCCTTGGTTTCTTACTTGACCAGCCATTCTTTGCATTAGGATCACCTTGCAGGTCAGAAACCAAACATCTTCCATCTTCCAATGGTTTGTTTATGTTTCTCTTTGACTCATCATCCAAAATAGAGAGCTGTTCTTCTACCTGCAGATGCAACCTTTTATCCTCAGAATGCAAATTTTCAATGGATTCAACTGCAGCATGAACCCTCTTCCTCTTCCTACTACGCCCAATATCTCTTCCAACAACATCAAAAGCAAAAGGACCCTTGACACAATTTTCAGCCACCACTGCAAACTCTCCATTGTACCTCATTTTGGTAGCTCCATGAGAAAATCTGGAACTGGTTGGTCGTAGATTTGAGTTCTCTTCAGCTAATTTTGTTGATGTGGTGACAGAAAAAGCACCCCTTTCCTGTGAGCCCACCAACTGTCTATCAGAAAAAGATGCCATACTGGAATTTATGGCAGAACTCTGTAACATTTTTTGGTCAGAGCCTCCAAGCAGAGACTCTGATTGAGAATCAATACCTGAGATGGACCCAACAGAGTTCCCTCCAGATATAGGAAGCAGTGGTACATTATGTTCTTGGGTTGGCCTGAAAAGATCAGAAGAATTTATAGCTGTGCAGCAATGATTTACAATTCTGTTTTCCCTCGGGAGGCATGCCTGAAATGGTTCTACACCAGAAGGTCTTCTCTTCAAGTTCAATTGTTGCACGTTTGAGAAGTCTTCATCCTGCAGAGTAATTAAATAATTCAGTAAACAAACCATGTGCAGAAGCTTGTGCTTGCTTTGATCCCcaggaaagaaaaatacattatatttataGCCAAATATACAGAGATGTGCAAAATAAAGGTATCTGCAACCACCCAATAAATTCTCTGCATGTCAACATGGAAATGCATGGTCAATGGCAGAGACAATGTCATtaagaattgaaaaaacaacCTTACTTTAAGAGCCAGAAGGCAGCATTTAGTCTAAAATgcttcaaaaacaaaaaccagaGGAAGGGAGAGGCAAGGAAAGCAAAAGAAATTCCATTTTATGTTAGTTGACCATTTCATGACAGTTTTGATGAATAAACCATAGAAATGTTTTTCTGCAAATAATCACAAAACTCACAATGCAGTATGAAGTATTATTAAGAGCAAACTTATGCTCTACCCAACAGGTTAGTATACTAAACAGTTATCAGGTGTACACCTATATTCAAGAATACTTCAGCAACCTTGCTTCTCGGTTAGCAAAGTACACTAACAAATGTCAGAATCTGTAtgctattttttcaaaaatcaatgtcATCATAATGGCATCAAACCAGACATGTTTGCAACTCATTTTCTTAAACACTGTGGATAAGTACTTTGTACGAGGAAACCAACCTTTGCTATGCCGTTTGTACCTTCAACTTTACGTGAGAGACAGATATCCAGCATATCCAAGCGATGTGAAAATTGAGCAAAGTCCTGCTTCAAGTGACTTAATTCTTGCTGCATTATATTATTACGATCTTTTTCTAACTTAGCCATTTGTTTGGCATGCTTCACTTGCATCttttcaaacttcaattttttcttgaGAAGCTTCATATTTCCAATTGTGACATCCATTTCAGGTGGAACAGCAGGAGCCTCAGCCAAATTTCCAGAAGGCACAAGCCCATTTAGCTCCTTCCGTAATTCCTCAATCCCGCGTCTATGTTTTTCTAACTGCCGAGATAACTGATCGGCACGACATTTTTCTTGCATGGCTTTCTTTCTATTTGCTTTTGCAAGCTTTGCTTTTGCCATCTCCAAATCTGCATGTTTCTTCTCTCTGGTCACCTTCTGTTTTTCTACATCAACTTTCTTGTTTACCTCTTCAGACTTCAGAAACTTCATGACCAACTTTCCATCATCAGCTTCTCTTTTCATCTTTTCTGACCGTTGCCTAGCTTTCATTTTTGAAGTTTCGGTATTCACACTTTTATCAGGTGGAACAGCAAGAGCCTCAACTTGTTTCCTAGAGGACACGAGTTCATCTATCTCTTTCTGAAATTTCTCAATCTTTTGTCTATCCTCTTCCAACTGTTTAGACAGATGATCAGCATGGGATTTTTCTACCATGGCCTTCTTCTCATTTGCTTCTGCAAGCTTCCTTTGCTCTTCCGCTTTGGAAATCTCCAAATCTGCACGTCTTTTCTCCTTTGCTGCCTTCTGCTTTTCCCTTTCACACCTTTTATTTGCATCTTCTGCCTTGGACCTTGCTTCATCAGCTTCCTTCTTTAATATCTCCAACTGAAGCCTGTATTCCTCTGCCTTTTTCCCTTCAAGATTAGCaatcttcttttctttatcaGCCTTACCCTTCTCAGCTTTCACAATTTTCCATGCCTCAGCAGCTTTACTCTTCTCAGCTTCAGCTTTCTTCCTCTCAGAATCTGCCCTCATTCTCTCTTCTTCAAGGAGCTTG
Coding sequences:
- the LOC117912801 gene encoding uncharacterized protein LOC117912801 gives rise to the protein MASDENPCCALLKERYSKLEEKRNALRQAVKLLEQQIQKIESDNLRLKKAFEEEHTQVEFERQEKLKESLLRVSLENEISSLKHEISSLQLKGGSGTQDGDGAERGAEINRLNKLLEEERMRADSERKKAEAEKSKAAEAWKIVKAEKGKADKEKKIANLEGKKAEEYRLQLEILKKEADEARSKAEDANKRCEREKQKAAKEKRRADLEISKAEEQRKLAEANEKKAMVEKSHADHLSKQLEEDRQKIEKFQKEIDELVSSRKQVEALAVPPDKSVNTETSKMKARQRSEKMKREADDGKLVMKFLKSEEVNKKVDVEKQKVTREKKHADLEMAKAKLAKANRKKAMQEKCRADQLSRQLEKHRRGIEELRKELNGLVPSGNLAEAPAVPPEMDVTIGNMKLLKKKLKFEKMQVKHAKQMAKLEKDRNNIMQQELSHLKQDFAQFSHRLDMLDICLSRKVEGTNGIAKDEDFSNVQQLNLKRRPSGVEPFQACLPRENRIVNHCCTAINSSDLFRPTQEHNVPLLPISGGNSVGSISGIDSQSESLLGGSDQKMLQSSAINSSMASFSDRQLVGSQERGAFSVTTSTKLAEENSNLRPTSSRFSHGATKMRYNGEFAVVAENCVKGPFAFDVVGRDIGRSRKRKRVHAAVESIENLHSEDKRLHLQVEEQLSILDDESKRNINKPLEDGRCLVSDLQGDPNAKNGWSSKKPRVSHKKEVVVKHLCHPDKQKKAEKLGTEGSDEANPSTLASALAGNHTGVARGCKDGLCTSDRSNQDALLSFEEQVNGDYMKLLDLDSAVDEAFYRIAIETPLSPTLPEIEIHANQAYEVDNSNCLEESFNEMLSNEKHNSVPSPSFDVINLEINSNQFKFNLSDTSQNPLLLKCDCLADSFEKPENNENAIHSPIYCEGKTCSNQIFGSSAEEGMPNISVFINEGAKFLSEDEVGAPRDNIPEFCIVFSDTKENSCISRILCAIRTCIARCHLVSRSVWMVEEIIHALLMEVDLLPKEKACVLFSLLLHNLSGAALKICQNILTGESICCLDSFSAQINTVMSNVEMRSLFAKLCHLDELLSLIEEFLMGKKVLVYNSASPESFVVCDSRFSILVDGVDRIMSFETASTHQLVAGSIILASICTAIDHIGFICEASYDIFRMHRSDSSLLLTILHVFAHVCGKKYFTLSNYCLIMTVMKSLVTISEGRNLSIETTSCLSSWSKVQNEFPPCIKCPFSQNAASVDIVISLLLEKLQDYAISDAVDQELIKSDKSLNSGSLSSKDKAEKKSDLQEAFCVHSMKCDMPCCFNDFVMPAIQSGSDFNRTLCHFIDILSLVELVASSMSWEWTCDKVVPHLLKMLNLCDMDDTSAAIVILLGQLGRIGVDAGGYEDTGVETVRCGLYSYLCKIITRKTCLPLHISTITALLGLLAVELKEFVQTDVVDLPDVTSKSALVHDIRNWFSSLSKEQQSFSVSLIQSFDVQKNENAQCSYRIGHLGTASAL